A window of Odocoileus virginianus isolate 20LAN1187 ecotype Illinois chromosome 22, Ovbor_1.2, whole genome shotgun sequence contains these coding sequences:
- the MYL12B gene encoding myosin regulatory light chain 12B isoform X2, translated as MSSKRAKTKTTKKRPQRATSNVFAMFDQSQIQEFKEAFNMIDQNRDGFIDKEDLHDMLASLGKNPTDEYLDAMMNEAPGPINFTMFLTMFGEKLNGTDPEDVIRNAFACFDEEATGTIQEDYLRELLTTMGDRFTDEEVDELYREAPIDKKGNFNYIEFTRILKHGAKDKDD; from the exons ATGTCGAGCAAAAGAGCAAAGACCAAGACCACCAAGAAGCGCCCCCAGCGCGCGACCTCCAACGTGTTCGCCATGTTTGACCAGTCCCAGATTCAGGAGTTTAAGGAGGCCTTCAACATGATCGACCAGAACAGGGACGGGTTCATCGACAAGGAAGACTTGCACGACATGCTTGCTTCCCTGG gaaaaaatccCACTGATGAGTATCTGGATGCCATGATGAATGAGGCTCCAGGTCCCATAAATTTTACCATGTTTCTCACGATGTTTGGTGAAAAGTTAAATGGCACAGATCCAGAAGATGTCATCAGAAATGCTTTTGCTTGCTTTGATGAAGAAGCAACTG GCACCATTCAGGAGGATTACCTGAGAGAACTGCTGACCACAATGGGAGACcggtttacagatgaggaagtggacGAGCTGTACAGAGAAGCACCTATTGACAAAAAGGGGAATTTCAATTACATTGAGTTCACGCGCATCCTTAAGCATGGAGCGAAAGACAAAGACGACTAA
- the MYL12B gene encoding myosin regulatory light chain 12B isoform X1, giving the protein MDLTATMSSKRAKTKTTKKRPQRATSNVFAMFDQSQIQEFKEAFNMIDQNRDGFIDKEDLHDMLASLGKNPTDEYLDAMMNEAPGPINFTMFLTMFGEKLNGTDPEDVIRNAFACFDEEATGTIQEDYLRELLTTMGDRFTDEEVDELYREAPIDKKGNFNYIEFTRILKHGAKDKDD; this is encoded by the exons ATG GATTTAACTGCCACCATGTCGAGCAAAAGAGCAAAGACCAAGACCACCAAGAAGCGCCCCCAGCGCGCGACCTCCAACGTGTTCGCCATGTTTGACCAGTCCCAGATTCAGGAGTTTAAGGAGGCCTTCAACATGATCGACCAGAACAGGGACGGGTTCATCGACAAGGAAGACTTGCACGACATGCTTGCTTCCCTGG gaaaaaatccCACTGATGAGTATCTGGATGCCATGATGAATGAGGCTCCAGGTCCCATAAATTTTACCATGTTTCTCACGATGTTTGGTGAAAAGTTAAATGGCACAGATCCAGAAGATGTCATCAGAAATGCTTTTGCTTGCTTTGATGAAGAAGCAACTG GCACCATTCAGGAGGATTACCTGAGAGAACTGCTGACCACAATGGGAGACcggtttacagatgaggaagtggacGAGCTGTACAGAGAAGCACCTATTGACAAAAAGGGGAATTTCAATTACATTGAGTTCACGCGCATCCTTAAGCATGGAGCGAAAGACAAAGACGACTAA